Proteins encoded by one window of Tunturibacter psychrotolerans:
- a CDS encoding PLP-dependent cysteine synthase family protein: protein MITTLKPFGTSILERVGNTPLVRFERLGAHLPGIQILGKAEWANPGGSVKDRAASAIVADAQRRGLLTDSRGLLDATSGNTGIAYAMLGAALGFRVTLCMPSNVSPERKRYLAAYGAEVLWTDPANGSDGAIRKARELAAAEPDKYFYADQYSNDENWKAHYRTTANEIWEQTEGQITHFVAGLGTSGTFMGTTRRLKELNPSIRCISMQPDSPFNGLEGLKHMATAIVPRIYDPSLADANIEIPTETAYSMVKNLGRNQGLLVGISAAAAVAASLKIGEEEARFGREAVIVTILCDSAEKYMSERFWQEE from the coding sequence ATGATTACCACCCTCAAACCGTTTGGAACAAGCATCCTCGAGCGCGTCGGCAACACGCCGCTGGTGCGGTTCGAGCGCCTAGGCGCCCATCTGCCCGGCATCCAGATACTTGGGAAGGCCGAATGGGCCAACCCCGGCGGCTCCGTCAAAGATCGTGCAGCCTCTGCCATCGTCGCCGACGCACAGCGTAGAGGTCTCCTTACCGACAGCCGTGGCCTGCTGGACGCCACCAGCGGCAACACCGGCATTGCCTACGCCATGCTGGGCGCAGCGTTGGGGTTCCGGGTCACCCTCTGCATGCCATCGAATGTCTCCCCCGAGCGCAAGCGCTATCTCGCCGCATACGGAGCAGAAGTCCTCTGGACCGACCCTGCCAACGGCTCCGACGGAGCGATCCGTAAAGCTCGCGAACTCGCCGCGGCAGAGCCAGATAAATATTTCTACGCCGACCAGTACTCGAATGACGAGAACTGGAAGGCGCACTACCGCACCACCGCAAACGAGATCTGGGAGCAGACCGAAGGCCAGATCACCCACTTCGTCGCAGGCCTCGGGACCAGCGGTACGTTCATGGGCACAACGCGCCGCCTGAAAGAATTGAACCCATCGATCCGATGCATCTCCATGCAGCCGGACTCGCCCTTCAACGGCCTCGAAGGCCTCAAGCACATGGCAACCGCCATCGTCCCGCGCATCTATGACCCCTCCCTCGCCGACGCGAACATCGAAATACCAACCGAAACCGCGTACAGCATGGTGAAAAATCTCGGTCGCAACCAGGGCTTGCTGGTAGGCATCTCAGCCGCAGCCGCCGTCGCAGCCTCTCTCAAGATCGGCGAAGAAGAGGCCCGCTTTGGCCGCGAGGCAGTCATCGTCACCATCCTTTGCGATTCGGCAGAAAAATACATGAGCGAACGCTTCTGGCAGGAGGAGTAA
- a CDS encoding M67 family metallopeptidase yields the protein MLRIHYADYEALRTHGEETYPNECCGVLLGKNIADEGNDAEAVNHVQQIVRAGNTRTDSAHNRYNIAPQELVKIQRQARGLGLDIVGFYHSHPDHPAQWSKTDFAEAHWLGCSYVITSVEQGKAALTNSFLLSGTTEEDKTFEDEPIQIDIAPNVAEAAAQTQKGQA from the coding sequence ATGCTTCGCATCCACTACGCTGACTACGAGGCCCTGCGCACGCACGGTGAGGAGACCTATCCGAACGAGTGCTGCGGCGTCCTGCTCGGCAAGAACATCGCCGATGAGGGCAATGACGCCGAGGCAGTCAACCACGTGCAGCAGATCGTTCGCGCCGGCAACACCCGCACCGATTCCGCTCACAACCGCTATAACATCGCCCCGCAGGAGCTCGTAAAGATCCAGCGGCAGGCACGCGGTTTGGGCCTGGACATCGTCGGCTTCTACCACTCTCATCCGGACCACCCGGCGCAGTGGTCGAAGACCGACTTCGCCGAAGCCCACTGGCTCGGCTGCTCCTACGTCATCACCAGCGTCGAACAGGGCAAAGCTGCACTGACGAACTCCTTCCTGCTGAGCGGCACAACGGAAGAAGATAAAACATTCGAGGACGAACCCATTCAGATAGACATCGCCCCCAACGTCGCCGAAGCAGCGGCGCAAACCCAGAAAGGTCAGGCATGA
- a CDS encoding MoaD/ThiS family protein codes for MNIHIPTPLRAYTGGLETVSVAGTTVSSVFQQLTVQYPELKPHLFTPEGKLRSFVNVYLNDDDIRYLPNKEETAANDSDELTIIPSIAGGTSCRL; via the coding sequence ATGAACATTCACATCCCCACCCCGCTGCGCGCCTACACCGGAGGGCTCGAAACCGTCAGCGTCGCGGGAACCACCGTCAGCAGCGTGTTTCAGCAGCTCACCGTCCAATACCCCGAACTCAAACCGCACCTGTTTACCCCAGAAGGCAAGCTCCGTTCATTCGTGAACGTATATCTGAATGACGACGACATCCGCTATCTCCCCAACAAGGAAGAGACCGCGGCAAATGACTCTGATGAGCTCACCATCATTCCCTCCATCGCCGGGGGAACGAGCTGTCGACTCTAA
- the moeB gene encoding molybdopterin-synthase adenylyltransferase MoeB, with translation MPTAIEETVELPKLSNDEIARYSRHLILPEVGMEGQQKLKAAKVLCVGTGGLGAPLALYLAAAGVGTIGLVDFDTVDASNLQRQIIHSTATVGKLKVDSAEIMLKGLNPTVKVIKHNTMLTSANALEILKDYDVIADGTDNFQTRYLVNDACVLLNKPNAYGSIFRFEGQASVFGTKEGPCYRCLYPEPPPPGLVPSCAEGGVLGILPGLVGVIQATETIKLILGIGEPLIGRLLLVDALGMSFRTLKLRKNPECPVCGPNPTVTELIDYDQFCGITPPSEVGPLEVARDKAVTDLPVVDGIPQISVQELKRKLDAKEDVFVLDVREPHEYKIVNLGAPLIPVGEIALRTAELADKKDSEIVVHCKSGARSQRAALALKQAGFTNVSNLTGGILAWADKIDPSLPKY, from the coding sequence ATGCCAACAGCAATCGAAGAGACTGTAGAACTCCCAAAGCTCTCCAATGACGAGATCGCCCGCTACTCCCGTCACCTGATACTGCCCGAAGTAGGAATGGAAGGCCAGCAGAAGCTCAAAGCCGCGAAGGTACTCTGCGTCGGCACCGGCGGTCTTGGCGCACCCCTCGCACTTTATCTCGCTGCCGCAGGCGTCGGCACCATCGGCCTCGTCGACTTCGACACCGTCGACGCCAGCAACCTGCAGCGCCAGATCATCCACTCCACCGCAACCGTCGGCAAGCTCAAGGTCGATTCCGCCGAGATCATGCTCAAGGGCCTGAATCCCACGGTCAAAGTAATCAAGCACAACACCATGCTCACCAGCGCCAACGCGCTCGAGATTCTGAAGGACTACGACGTCATCGCCGACGGCACCGACAACTTCCAGACCCGCTACCTCGTCAACGACGCCTGCGTACTGCTGAATAAGCCCAACGCCTACGGCTCAATCTTCCGCTTTGAAGGCCAGGCCAGCGTCTTCGGCACAAAAGAAGGCCCCTGCTACCGCTGCCTCTACCCTGAGCCGCCACCGCCGGGCTTGGTCCCCTCCTGCGCTGAAGGTGGCGTCCTCGGCATTCTTCCCGGCCTTGTTGGGGTCATCCAGGCGACCGAGACCATCAAGCTCATTCTCGGCATCGGCGAGCCACTCATCGGCCGGTTGCTCCTGGTCGACGCTCTCGGCATGAGCTTCCGCACCCTGAAGCTGCGCAAAAATCCGGAGTGCCCCGTCTGCGGCCCCAATCCGACCGTAACCGAACTGATCGACTACGACCAGTTCTGCGGCATCACGCCGCCGAGCGAAGTCGGTCCCCTCGAAGTCGCCCGCGACAAGGCTGTCACCGACCTTCCCGTCGTCGATGGCATCCCACAAATCTCAGTTCAGGAACTCAAACGCAAGCTCGATGCCAAGGAAGACGTCTTCGTCCTGGACGTTCGCGAGCCACACGAGTACAAGATCGTAAATCTCGGCGCCCCACTTATTCCCGTCGGCGAGATCGCTCTTCGCACCGCTGAACTAGCTGACAAGAAGGACAGCGAAATCGTAGTCCACTGCAAGTCCGGCGCTCGCAGTCAACGAGCCGCACTCGCTCTCAAACAGGCTGGATTTACGAACGTATCGAACCTGACAGGCGGAATCCTCGCCTGGGCAGACAAAATCGATCCTTCCCTGCCAAAGTACTAA
- a CDS encoding homoserine dehydrogenase, with protein MAIKQTKRAAVKKNRANSGVKVALLGFGTVGGAVARVLAASRFQGVELTHIFNRNVDRKRSSAAAKAVPASVVWTDSIDVILRSDVDVVVELMGGLNPVEGWLRKALTAGKSVVTANKQLIAYRGTGLAKLAEKHNVHLLHGAAVAGGVPVIPGMLQGLCGDQVTRLSGIVNGTCNYILSRMEAGADYSTVLADAQQLGYAEVDPAADVDGYDARAKLCILSRIAMHAELDPDAVAMQTISAIEAIDFSYAKELNCTIRQVSRAELDGKLVHARVAPMLVPLASPMAWSHGTQNMVVVSGRFGGDVVFSGHGAGGEPTAVAVVSDLLAVAQGCKSVELPLRRREVTGDFFAPHYLRFVVDDKPGIVSAISGALSKVGANIDSLLQRRGYPKHRLPFVVTTEPCLSSTIERALASVARMDCMLEKPLCLQMLEVEDKAE; from the coding sequence ATGGCGATAAAGCAAACGAAGAGAGCTGCGGTCAAAAAAAATAGAGCGAATTCTGGTGTGAAGGTTGCGCTGCTCGGATTCGGCACCGTCGGAGGGGCGGTGGCACGGGTGCTTGCTGCGTCGAGATTTCAGGGTGTCGAGCTGACGCATATCTTCAATCGCAATGTGGATCGGAAGCGTAGCTCGGCAGCCGCGAAGGCCGTACCGGCTTCGGTTGTGTGGACCGATAGCATCGATGTGATTCTGCGGTCGGATGTTGATGTTGTTGTTGAATTGATGGGTGGCCTCAATCCGGTGGAAGGGTGGTTGCGCAAAGCTCTCACGGCGGGTAAGTCTGTAGTTACGGCGAATAAGCAGCTTATCGCTTACCGAGGGACCGGCCTGGCGAAGCTCGCCGAGAAGCACAACGTTCATCTGCTGCACGGTGCGGCGGTCGCGGGTGGTGTGCCGGTGATTCCCGGGATGTTGCAGGGGTTGTGTGGCGATCAGGTGACGCGGCTGAGCGGCATCGTCAATGGTACGTGCAATTACATTCTTAGCCGCATGGAAGCTGGGGCGGATTACAGCACCGTTCTGGCTGATGCACAGCAGCTTGGGTATGCGGAGGTTGATCCGGCGGCTGATGTCGATGGGTATGATGCGCGTGCGAAGCTCTGCATCTTGTCGCGGATAGCGATGCACGCTGAACTGGACCCGGATGCGGTGGCGATGCAGACGATTTCGGCCATTGAGGCGATCGATTTTTCTTATGCGAAAGAACTGAACTGCACGATTCGCCAGGTTTCGCGTGCGGAGCTAGATGGGAAGCTCGTGCATGCGCGCGTGGCGCCGATGCTGGTGCCGCTGGCTTCGCCTATGGCGTGGTCGCATGGGACGCAAAATATGGTGGTCGTGAGTGGGAGATTCGGCGGAGATGTTGTTTTCTCGGGGCATGGTGCAGGCGGGGAGCCAACGGCGGTCGCGGTGGTGTCCGATCTGTTGGCCGTGGCTCAGGGTTGTAAGAGCGTGGAGCTGCCATTGCGAAGACGCGAGGTGACAGGTGATTTTTTTGCGCCGCACTATCTGCGGTTTGTCGTTGATGACAAGCCTGGGATTGTCTCTGCGATTTCGGGTGCTCTTTCGAAGGTTGGGGCGAATATTGATTCGCTGCTGCAACGGCGCGGGTACCCGAAGCATCGACTGCCATTTGTAGTGACGACCGAGCCGTGCCTGAGCTCGACCATTGAGCGTGCATTGGCTTCGGTTGCTCGTATGGATTGCATGTTGGAGAAGCCATTGTGTCTGCAGATGCTTGAGGTGGAAGACAAGGCAGAATAA
- a CDS encoding nucleoside deaminase, which produces MQGNRIFMQKAIALATENVRSGRGGPFGAVIVRGGEIIATGANLVTATNDPTAHGEIVAIRNACAALESFQLVGCHIYTSCEPCPMCLAAIYWARCEAIFYGGCAADAAAAGFDDAFLYEEMKLPLDQRKIPAVRLLPEEAISSFEAWRERVGRIDY; this is translated from the coding sequence ATGCAGGGCAACCGAATCTTCATGCAGAAAGCGATTGCGCTGGCGACGGAGAACGTCCGGTCCGGTCGCGGAGGGCCGTTCGGCGCGGTGATTGTGCGTGGCGGCGAGATCATTGCGACTGGCGCGAATCTCGTTACCGCGACCAATGATCCGACGGCGCATGGCGAGATTGTAGCAATCCGAAACGCGTGTGCGGCACTCGAGAGCTTTCAGCTTGTTGGCTGCCATATCTATACGAGCTGCGAGCCTTGTCCGATGTGTCTTGCGGCAATCTACTGGGCGCGATGTGAGGCGATCTTTTACGGCGGTTGCGCAGCTGATGCTGCAGCGGCCGGATTTGACGACGCTTTTCTTTATGAAGAGATGAAGCTGCCGCTCGACCAGCGCAAGATCCCGGCGGTGAGACTTCTGCCTGAGGAGGCGATTTCGAGCTTTGAGGCCTGGCGTGAGCGCGTCGGCAGAATCGATTACTAA
- the allB gene encoding allantoinase AllB has protein sequence MAHAFLSKRIVTPQGTQPGALLVEDGTIRAVCRPSEVPADAIIHDCGNDALLPGLVDTHVHINQPGRTEWEGFRTATRAAAAGGYTTLIDMPLNCLPETTTVAALEQKRNAAKGECFIDWATWGGAVANNQQQILPLADAGVLGFKCFLIYPGCDGFTMIDQQQLEAALPSIAQSGLPLLVHAELAGPIDAATQRLANADWRRYETYLASRPDEAELQAIRLMIRLCRQYSFRLHIVHLSTALALSELKAARREGLPLTVETCPHYLHFAAEDIPDGATLLKCAPPIRSKENQRALWRGLHDGTIDMIVTDHSPCPPAMKRIDTGRFDQAWGGIASLPLALSIIHTDSSHRGGTLEDITRWMSTAPAALAGLAHRAGSLQSGRDANFILFDTETEFTVTLDKLHYRHTISPYMGETLRGVVKATYLRGEPVYRNGIFASTPSGREVKL, from the coding sequence ATGGCACATGCCTTTCTCTCAAAACGCATCGTCACGCCCCAAGGCACACAACCGGGAGCGCTTCTCGTAGAAGATGGAACGATACGCGCCGTCTGCCGCCCATCTGAGGTGCCAGCCGACGCCATCATTCACGACTGCGGCAACGACGCTCTGCTCCCCGGACTGGTCGACACCCACGTCCACATCAACCAACCGGGCCGCACCGAATGGGAGGGTTTCCGCACGGCAACACGTGCTGCCGCCGCCGGGGGCTACACCACCCTGATCGACATGCCGCTGAACTGTCTTCCTGAAACCACAACAGTCGCCGCACTCGAGCAGAAGCGCAACGCTGCAAAGGGAGAGTGTTTCATCGACTGGGCCACCTGGGGAGGAGCCGTTGCAAACAATCAGCAACAAATCCTTCCTCTGGCCGACGCGGGTGTACTCGGCTTCAAATGTTTTCTCATCTACCCCGGCTGCGACGGCTTCACCATGATCGACCAACAGCAGTTGGAAGCCGCACTCCCATCCATCGCGCAGTCCGGCCTCCCCCTCCTTGTCCATGCCGAACTCGCCGGCCCTATCGACGCAGCAACCCAGCGATTAGCCAACGCAGACTGGCGAAGATACGAGACCTACCTCGCGTCTCGCCCGGACGAAGCTGAACTCCAGGCCATCCGCCTGATGATTCGTCTCTGCCGCCAGTACAGCTTTCGCCTGCACATCGTTCATCTCTCCACCGCGCTCGCTCTCTCCGAACTGAAAGCTGCACGCCGCGAAGGCCTTCCCCTCACCGTCGAGACCTGCCCACACTATCTGCACTTCGCCGCCGAAGATATCCCAGACGGCGCAACTCTACTCAAGTGCGCACCTCCAATCCGCAGCAAAGAAAACCAGCGCGCCCTCTGGCGCGGCCTGCACGACGGAACCATCGACATGATCGTCACGGACCACTCGCCCTGCCCGCCCGCGATGAAGCGCATCGATACTGGCCGCTTCGATCAAGCCTGGGGCGGCATCGCCAGCCTTCCTCTCGCCCTTTCGATCATCCACACCGACTCCTCTCATCGCGGCGGCACGCTCGAAGACATCACCCGCTGGATGAGCACTGCACCAGCCGCACTCGCCGGCCTCGCCCATCGAGCAGGCTCTCTCCAATCAGGCCGCGACGCAAACTTCATCCTCTTCGACACCGAAACAGAGTTCACCGTAACTCTCGACAAACTGCACTATCGCCACACCATCTCACCCTACATGGGCGAAACTCTCCGGGGCGTGGTGAAAGCTACTTATCTGCGCGGGGAACCGGTATACCGTAACGGCATCTTTGCTTCGACACCCTCAGGCCGAGAAGTCAAGTTATAG
- the uraD gene encoding 2-oxo-4-hydroxy-4-carboxy-5-ureidoimidazoline decarboxylase — protein sequence MNKVLARWNSLDLAAAAREALPCCGSLAWATSLASTRPIEDEGSLIEKSSSIWLSLPEDAWQEAFDSHPRIGQNHAQVHATGESLRWSAREQRAALTKDEATKLALEDANRRYEERFGRIFIVCASGKTSAEILAIVETRMQNDNATELREAAEQQRQITHLRLHRWLESE from the coding sequence ATGAACAAAGTCCTGGCCCGATGGAATTCACTCGATCTCGCCGCCGCCGCCCGCGAAGCTCTTCCCTGCTGCGGCTCCCTGGCGTGGGCGACCTCACTCGCCTCCACGCGTCCGATCGAAGACGAAGGATCGCTTATCGAAAAATCTTCTTCCATCTGGCTCAGTCTCCCAGAGGACGCATGGCAGGAGGCCTTCGACAGTCATCCCCGCATCGGCCAAAATCATGCTCAGGTTCACGCAACTGGAGAGTCCTTGCGCTGGTCGGCACGGGAGCAGCGCGCCGCGCTCACAAAAGATGAAGCCACTAAACTAGCGCTCGAAGACGCAAACCGTCGCTACGAAGAGCGATTCGGCCGAATCTTCATTGTGTGCGCTTCAGGAAAAACCTCAGCAGAGATCCTCGCCATTGTGGAAACGCGAATGCAAAACGACAACGCAACCGAACTTCGTGAAGCAGCCGAACAACAACGCCAGATCACACACCTTCGTCTTCACCGCTGGTTAGAGTCAGAGTAA
- the uraH gene encoding hydroxyisourate hydrolase has translation MGISTHILDTSLGRPAAGVPITLARITNEEWFTLKEATTDEDGRCKHLLPEADVLRPGIYRIHFETLVYYKQHQLHGLYPYVEIVFTVSEGEQHYHIPLLLTANGYTTYRGS, from the coding sequence ATGGGCATCTCCACGCACATCCTCGACACATCGCTTGGCAGGCCAGCCGCGGGCGTTCCAATAACTCTCGCCCGCATAACGAACGAAGAGTGGTTCACACTGAAAGAAGCAACCACCGACGAAGACGGTCGCTGCAAACATCTTCTGCCCGAAGCAGACGTCTTGCGACCGGGCATCTATCGTATCCACTTTGAAACCCTTGTTTACTACAAACAACACCAGCTACACGGCCTTTATCCCTACGTCGAAATTGTCTTCACCGTATCCGAAGGTGAGCAGCACTACCACATCCCTCTGCTCTTGACCGCGAACGGCTACACCACCTACCGAGGAAGCTGA
- the pucL gene encoding factor-independent urate hydroxylase → MIELAQNRYGKSRVRLMKVTRHSHGHELREWTVQVLLKGAFDSAHLDGDNSKILSTDTMKNTVYSLARTSQATSMEDFAKELVDFLLGHNPQVSSASVSIESTMWKHLTVDGNPHPSAFMRGSGELQTTNVERTQSGSFLILSGLDNLVLLKTAHSSFEGYIKDSLTTLPETKDRLFGTAVRAEWQYTSATLDFEAVRIKIRETMLRTFANHDSKSVQQTLYAMAASALEDVPEIDEIEITMPNKHCLLVDLSRFGQDNPNEIFVPTDEPHGYIEARVRRKS, encoded by the coding sequence ATGATTGAGCTGGCTCAAAATCGTTACGGAAAATCCCGCGTCCGCTTGATGAAGGTGACCCGTCACTCCCACGGCCACGAACTGCGCGAGTGGACCGTTCAGGTACTTCTAAAGGGAGCCTTCGATAGCGCCCACCTTGACGGCGACAACAGCAAAATTCTGTCGACGGACACCATGAAGAACACCGTCTACTCTCTTGCCCGAACCTCCCAAGCAACCTCGATGGAGGACTTCGCCAAAGAACTCGTTGACTTCCTCTTAGGGCACAATCCGCAGGTCTCATCCGCTTCGGTCAGCATCGAAAGCACCATGTGGAAGCATCTCACCGTTGACGGCAACCCTCATCCCAGCGCCTTCATGCGCGGCAGCGGTGAACTTCAAACGACCAACGTAGAGCGCACACAGAGCGGGAGCTTCCTTATCCTCTCGGGCCTCGACAATCTCGTCCTGCTCAAGACCGCGCACTCCAGCTTCGAAGGCTACATCAAGGACTCGCTCACCACTCTGCCCGAGACCAAGGATCGCCTCTTCGGAACCGCAGTCCGCGCCGAGTGGCAATATACCTCCGCTACCCTCGACTTCGAAGCCGTTCGCATAAAAATTCGAGAGACCATGCTCCGCACCTTCGCCAACCACGACAGCAAGTCCGTGCAGCAAACTCTCTACGCGATGGCCGCAAGCGCGCTCGAAGACGTACCAGAAATCGACGAGATCGAAATCACGATGCCAAACAAACACTGCCTCCTCGTCGACCTCTCCCGCTTCGGCCAGGACAATCCCAACGAGATCTTCGTTCCCACCGACGAGCCGCATGGATACATCGAAGCTCGCGTTCGTCGCAAATCCTAA
- a CDS encoding allantoate amidohydrolase, giving the protein MPVTNIDRATRIIARCREIAAFTEVPGEITRRFLTPPMHAVHTSLRQWMEAAEMTVQIDAIGNIRGLLQSSASNAPRIIIGSHLDTVPNAGAFDGILGVVLGIAVIEELQGRQLPFSIEVIGFSEEEGVRFTKPFLGSLAVVGRLDDEALKRTDQDGISVADAIAHYGLDPAHLPAAVLSKDVFAYLEFHIEQGPVLENEDASLGVVEALVGQTRMQFIFDGQANHAGTTPMHLRHDAMAAAAKWIVAVEEYAISHKGLVATVGKLEASPGAGNVIAGRVRTSLDVRHAKDETRHAAVTALIDSATSFAAKRGIKVSTQIEMDQPAVPLDPHLTTILHNAASKLGFPHSRMTSGAGHDAMILAPTIPSAMLFLRSPGGLSHHPDEAVLPQDVEAALATAMEFLEQLSDDKTKDDHA; this is encoded by the coding sequence ATGCCAGTAACAAATATAGATCGCGCCACTCGGATCATAGCCCGCTGCCGGGAGATTGCCGCATTCACCGAAGTCCCGGGCGAGATCACACGCCGTTTCCTAACCCCTCCGATGCACGCCGTTCACACATCGCTTCGCCAGTGGATGGAAGCGGCCGAAATGACGGTCCAAATTGATGCCATCGGCAACATTCGCGGACTGTTGCAATCTTCCGCTTCCAATGCACCGCGCATCATCATCGGGTCGCACCTGGACACTGTCCCCAACGCTGGAGCCTTCGATGGAATCCTCGGAGTCGTCCTTGGTATCGCCGTTATCGAAGAGTTGCAGGGGCGTCAACTTCCGTTCTCCATCGAAGTCATCGGCTTTTCAGAAGAGGAGGGCGTCCGCTTCACCAAGCCATTCCTCGGCAGCCTCGCAGTTGTCGGAAGATTGGATGACGAAGCACTGAAGCGCACAGATCAAGATGGCATCAGCGTGGCCGACGCGATCGCGCACTACGGCCTCGATCCTGCGCATCTTCCTGCCGCAGTTTTATCTAAAGATGTCTTCGCGTATCTCGAGTTTCACATTGAACAGGGTCCCGTACTCGAGAACGAAGATGCCTCACTGGGAGTAGTCGAGGCTCTCGTAGGACAGACCCGAATGCAGTTCATCTTTGACGGACAGGCAAATCACGCAGGAACTACGCCCATGCACCTGCGACACGACGCGATGGCCGCAGCCGCCAAATGGATCGTCGCCGTCGAAGAGTACGCCATCTCCCACAAAGGCCTCGTCGCAACCGTTGGGAAGTTAGAAGCTTCCCCTGGCGCTGGAAACGTAATCGCCGGAAGAGTGCGGACGTCGCTCGATGTGCGCCACGCTAAGGACGAAACGCGCCACGCCGCCGTGACTGCGCTGATCGACAGTGCAACCTCATTCGCCGCTAAACGCGGCATAAAAGTCTCAACACAGATCGAGATGGATCAGCCCGCCGTACCGCTCGATCCGCACCTGACGACCATACTGCACAACGCCGCGTCGAAACTCGGCTTTCCCCACAGCAGGATGACCAGTGGCGCCGGCCATGACGCAATGATTCTTGCCCCAACCATTCCCTCCGCCATGCTCTTTCTCCGCAGCCCCGGAGGTCTCAGCCATCATCCCGACGAAGCCGTGCTTCCACAGGACGTAGAGGCCGCCCTCGCAACAGCAATGGAGTTCCTCGAACAGTTGAGTGATGATAAAACCAAAGACGACCATGCATAA
- the allE gene encoding (S)-ureidoglycine aminohydrolase, translating to MHNLGHTRSTNQRDHLLHTPDTFVRTVLPGMERAAAVVHISPAGGAAFTQYTAELEPGGKLGSTSNQRFIYALEGAADLATDTSFHTLIPGGFAYIPEDATHTLTAQQPTRLVVIEKPYETIASAPAPETFVGHEDKTLSVPLNDDPDVQVRSLLPGSPSFDFAVNTMTYQPGAALSMVEVHIMEHGLLMLEGGGIYRLGNSWYPVTAGDFIWMGPYCPQWFGAIGKHPAKYLIYKDWNRHPLA from the coding sequence ATGCATAATCTGGGACACACTCGCAGCACCAATCAGCGCGATCATCTTCTCCACACGCCGGACACCTTCGTCCGCACAGTGCTGCCAGGCATGGAGCGCGCCGCCGCCGTCGTTCACATCTCACCCGCAGGCGGCGCAGCCTTCACCCAGTACACAGCAGAGCTCGAGCCCGGCGGCAAGCTCGGATCAACGTCGAACCAACGTTTTATCTATGCGCTCGAAGGCGCAGCCGATCTCGCAACCGATACCAGCTTCCACACACTGATCCCCGGCGGATTTGCTTACATCCCCGAGGACGCCACACACACCCTCACCGCACAGCAGCCCACACGACTCGTCGTCATCGAAAAGCCCTACGAAACAATCGCATCTGCTCCGGCACCAGAGACCTTCGTAGGCCACGAAGACAAAACACTCTCGGTCCCGCTCAACGACGACCCCGACGTTCAGGTTCGCAGCCTCCTGCCCGGCTCGCCATCCTTCGACTTCGCCGTCAACACAATGACCTATCAACCCGGCGCCGCGCTCAGCATGGTGGAAGTCCACATCATGGAGCACGGCCTGTTGATGCTCGAAGGCGGTGGCATCTACCGCCTCGGCAACAGTTGGTACCCAGTCACCGCAGGCGACTTCATCTGGATGGGACCCTACTGTCCGCAATGGTTTGGCGCCATCGGAAAACACCCCGCCAAATACCTCATCTACAAAGACTGGAACCGTCACCCACTGGCCTGA